One Syngnathus acus chromosome 13, fSynAcu1.2, whole genome shotgun sequence genomic window carries:
- the sidt2 gene encoding SID1 transmembrane family member 2 isoform X4: MLRDKMLLGSHWKSRYKNTFGPDAGVLLWLCVVALLACGNGARGETKYVIQKEGEFDVIYNDTVTSENLTIYTFNHTVSRTKTEGVRVSVDVLSQNLKSPILFVVRQKQAVLSFQVPLILRGLYQRKYPYNHLGRTLCQPPTRAASETQFFFIDVSTLSSQGTNYQLRVSRVESFILQTETKFSFTASPSQPQYFKYVFPEGVDTVIVKVSSDMNFPCSVMSIQDIQCPVYDLDNNVAFIGMYQTMTKKGAITVQRKDFPSNSFYVVVVVKTEDEACGGPLRFYPLRPDELIDAGNRSKTLDVVVSLAIKSEVYVLGMLLCLGIFLSFYLVTLLVACVANKRARRRELFENIDDTSPAETGKVTASPNEYGSLDSTVSSEAVTESAPSLDSAASADNYMERTGWKSAGRSRQESLSSIEEDDYDTLDDINSDKNIVRTKKYLCVSDLSRKDKRVLSKKYQIYFWNIATIAVFYALPVIQLVITYQTVVNVTGNQDICYYNFMCAHPLGALSAFNNILSNLGYVMLGLLFLLIVLKRDIVHNRALACNEVNALECGIPKHFGLFYAMGTALMMEGLLSACYHVCPNYTNFQFDTSFMYMIAGLCMLKLYQKRHPDINASAYTAYACLAAVIFFSVLGVVFGRGNTVFWIVFSIIHILATLLLSTQLYYMGRWRLDSGIVRRMVYVVYTDCIRQCTGPTYIDRMVLLVMGNIVNWSLAAYGLIERPNDFASYLLAIAICNLLLYFAFYIIMKLRSGERIQCLALVCILFTAVVWGFALYFFFQGLSTWQKTPAESREHNRDCILLSFFDDHDIWHFLSSIAMFGSFLVLLTMDDDLDTVQRDKIYVF, encoded by the exons ATGTTAAGAGACAAAATGCTGTTGGGGAGTCACTGGAAGTCACGATATAAAAACACCTTTGGACCTGATGCAGGAGTCCTGCTGTGGTTGTGCGTGGTGGCCCTGTTGGCTTGCGGCAATGGTGCTCGAGGGGAGACAAAATATGTCATTCAGAAAGAAGGCGAGTTTGATGTTATCTATAATGACACAGTTACGAGTGAAAATCTGACGATCTATACCTTCAATCACACCGTCTCCAGAACTAAG ACGGAAGGAGTTCGTGTATCCGTGGACGTACTGTCGCAGAACCTCAAGAGTCCCATCCTGTTTGTGGTGCGACAGAAGCAAGCTGTGCTGTCCTTTCAGGTCCCCCTCATCCTCAGAGGCCT GTATCAGAGGAAGTACCCATACAATCATTTGGGCCGCACATTATGCCAACCTCCAACACGGGCCGCATCGGAGACCCAGTTCTTCTTTATAGATGTGTCGACGCTTTCCAGCCAGGGTACAAACTACCAGCTTAGGGTCAGCCGCGTTGAAAGCTTCATATTGCA GACAGAAACGAAATTCAGTTTCACTGCATCCCCCTCCCAACCTCAG TACTTCAAGTATGTATTTCCTGAAGGGGTGGACACTGTGATTGTGAAGGTCAGCTCGGACATGAACTTCCCCTGCTCCGTTATGTCCATCCAAGACATTCAG TGCCCCGTCTATGACCTCGACAACAATGTGGCCTTCATTGGAATGTATCAGACTATGACGAAAAAAGGTGCCATCACAGTACAG AGAAAAGATTTCCCCAGCAACAGTTTTTACGTGGTAGTTGTGGTAAAAACAGAAGACGAGGCCTGTGGGGGTCCACTGCGCTTCTACCCGCTACGCCCCGATGAGCTGATCGACGCTGGTAACCGCAGCAAAACCCTTGACGTGGTGGTCTCCCTTGCTATAAAAT CAGAGGTATATGTGTTGGGCATGCTACTATGTCTTGGAATTTTCCTCTCCTTCTACCTTGTCACTCTGCTGGTGGCCTGTGTGGCGAATAAACG AGCCAGGAGGAGAGAGCtctttgaaaatattgatgACACATCACCAGCTGAGACAG GCAAGGTTACAGCTTCACCAAATGAATACGGCTCCCTCG ATAGCACAGTCAGTTCAGAAGCAGTCACAGAGAGCGCCCCCTCACTTGACAGTGCGGCTTCAGCTGACAACTACATGG AACGGACTGGTTGGAAAAGTGCCGGAAGAAGCAGACAAGAGTCATTGAGCTCTATAGAAGAAGATGACTATGACACACTGGATGACATCAACTCAGACAAAAATATTGTTCGCACCAAG AAGTATCTTTGTGTGTCTGACCTGTCGCGCAAAGACAAGAGGGTCCTCAGCAAGAAATATCAAATCTACTTCTG GAACATCGCCACCATCGCTGTGTTCTACGCTCTGCCTGTCATCCAGCTGGTCATCACATATCAAACG gttGTCAATGTCACGGGGAACCAGGATATCTGCTATTACAATTTCATGTGCGCTCACCCTCTCGGAGCTCTCAG TGCGTTCAACAACATCCTCAGCAACCTCGGCTACGTGATGCTGggcctcctctttctcctcatCGTCCTCAAGAGAGACATTGTTCACAATCGAGCCCTGGCCTGTAATGAAGTCAATGCACTG GAATGTGGCATCCCAAAGCATTTTGGTCTCTTCTATGCCATGGGCACCGCTCTCATGATGGAGGGCCTACTCAGCGCCTGCTACCATGTCTGCCCCAACTACACCAACTTCCAGTTTG ACACGTCCTTTATGTATATGATCGCTGGCCTGTGTATGCTGAAGCTGTACCAGAAGAGACACCCCGACATCAACGCCAGCGCTTACACTGCCTACGCCTGCCTGGCCGCAGTCATCTTCTTCTCCGTGCTCGGAGTG GTGTTCGGGAGAGGTAACACTGTGTTTTGGATCGTTTTCTCAATCATCCATATCTTGGCCACACTTCTCCTCAGCACACAGCTCTACTACATGGGCAGATGGAGGCTCG atTCTGGCATTGTGCGCAGGATGGTTTATGTCGTCTACACAGATTGTATTCGACAGTGCACCGGGCCCACGTACATT GATCGCATGGTTCTGCTAGTAATGGGCAACATAGTCAACTGGTCCCT CGCTGCCTACGGCCTCATCGAGAGACCCAATGACTTTGCCTCCTACCTGCTGGCCATCGCAATCTGTAACCTTCTGCTCTACTTTGCCTTCTACATCATTATGAAG CTGCGCAGCGGTGAGAGAATCCAGTGTCTGGCGCTGGTGTGTATTCTCTTCACGGCGGTGGTGTGGGGCTTTGCGCTCTATTTCTTCTTCCAGGGTCTTAGCACCTGGCAG aAAACACCGGCAGAATCTCGTGAGCACAACCGCGACTGCATCCTGCTGTCATTTTTCGACGATCACGACATTTGGCACTTCCTCTCTTCCATCGCCATGTTTGGCTCCTTCTTG GTTCTGCTCACTATGGACGATGACCTTGACACTGTCCAGAGAGACAAGATCTACGTGTTTTAG
- the sidt2 gene encoding SID1 transmembrane family member 2 isoform X2, with translation MLRDKMLLGSHWKSRYKNTFGPDAGVLLWLCVVALLACGNGARGETKYVIQKEGEFDVIYNDTVTSENLTIYTFNHTVSRTKTEGVRVSVDVLSQNLKSPILFVVRQKQAVLSFQVPLILRGLYQRKYPYNHLGRTLCQPPTRAASETQFFFIDVSTLSSQGTNYQLRVSRVESFILQTETKFSFTASPSQPQYFKYVFPEGVDTVIVKVSSDMNFPCSVMSIQDIQCPVYDLDNNVAFIGMYQTMTKKGAITVQRKDFPSNSFYVVVVVKTEDEACGGPLRFYPLRPDELIDAGNRSKTLDVVVSLAIKSEVYVLGMLLCLGIFLSFYLVTLLVACVANKRARRRELFENIDDTSPAETGKVTASPNEYGSLDSTVSSEAVTESAPSLDSAASADNYMGREPFKRRPILTQLHHTTICIERTGWKSAGRSRQESLSSIEEDDYDTLDDINSDKNIVRTKKYLCVSDLSRKDKRVLSKKYQIYFWNIATIAVFYALPVIQLVITYQTVVNVTGNQDICYYNFMCAHPLGALSAFNNILSNLGYVMLGLLFLLIVLKRDIVHNRALACNEVNALECGIPKHFGLFYAMGTALMMEGLLSACYHVCPNYTNFQFDTSFMYMIAGLCMLKLYQKRHPDINASAYTAYACLAAVIFFSVLGVVFGRGNTVFWIVFSIIHILATLLLSTQLYYMGRWRLDSGIVRRMVYVVYTDCIRQCTGPTYIDRMVLLVMGNIVNWSLAAYGLIERPNDFASYLLAIAICNLLLYFAFYIIMKLRSGERIQCLALVCILFTAVVWGFALYFFFQGLSTWQKTPAESREHNRDCILLSFFDDHDIWHFLSSIAMFGSFLVLLTMDDDLDTVQRDKIYVF, from the exons ATGTTAAGAGACAAAATGCTGTTGGGGAGTCACTGGAAGTCACGATATAAAAACACCTTTGGACCTGATGCAGGAGTCCTGCTGTGGTTGTGCGTGGTGGCCCTGTTGGCTTGCGGCAATGGTGCTCGAGGGGAGACAAAATATGTCATTCAGAAAGAAGGCGAGTTTGATGTTATCTATAATGACACAGTTACGAGTGAAAATCTGACGATCTATACCTTCAATCACACCGTCTCCAGAACTAAG ACGGAAGGAGTTCGTGTATCCGTGGACGTACTGTCGCAGAACCTCAAGAGTCCCATCCTGTTTGTGGTGCGACAGAAGCAAGCTGTGCTGTCCTTTCAGGTCCCCCTCATCCTCAGAGGCCT GTATCAGAGGAAGTACCCATACAATCATTTGGGCCGCACATTATGCCAACCTCCAACACGGGCCGCATCGGAGACCCAGTTCTTCTTTATAGATGTGTCGACGCTTTCCAGCCAGGGTACAAACTACCAGCTTAGGGTCAGCCGCGTTGAAAGCTTCATATTGCA GACAGAAACGAAATTCAGTTTCACTGCATCCCCCTCCCAACCTCAG TACTTCAAGTATGTATTTCCTGAAGGGGTGGACACTGTGATTGTGAAGGTCAGCTCGGACATGAACTTCCCCTGCTCCGTTATGTCCATCCAAGACATTCAG TGCCCCGTCTATGACCTCGACAACAATGTGGCCTTCATTGGAATGTATCAGACTATGACGAAAAAAGGTGCCATCACAGTACAG AGAAAAGATTTCCCCAGCAACAGTTTTTACGTGGTAGTTGTGGTAAAAACAGAAGACGAGGCCTGTGGGGGTCCACTGCGCTTCTACCCGCTACGCCCCGATGAGCTGATCGACGCTGGTAACCGCAGCAAAACCCTTGACGTGGTGGTCTCCCTTGCTATAAAAT CAGAGGTATATGTGTTGGGCATGCTACTATGTCTTGGAATTTTCCTCTCCTTCTACCTTGTCACTCTGCTGGTGGCCTGTGTGGCGAATAAACG AGCCAGGAGGAGAGAGCtctttgaaaatattgatgACACATCACCAGCTGAGACAG GCAAGGTTACAGCTTCACCAAATGAATACGGCTCCCTCG ATAGCACAGTCAGTTCAGAAGCAGTCACAGAGAGCGCCCCCTCACTTGACAGTGCGGCTTCAGCTGACAACTACATGG GAAGGGAGCCTTTTAAACGTCGACCAATCCTCACTCAACTGCACCACACAACCATCTGTATCG AACGGACTGGTTGGAAAAGTGCCGGAAGAAGCAGACAAGAGTCATTGAGCTCTATAGAAGAAGATGACTATGACACACTGGATGACATCAACTCAGACAAAAATATTGTTCGCACCAAG AAGTATCTTTGTGTGTCTGACCTGTCGCGCAAAGACAAGAGGGTCCTCAGCAAGAAATATCAAATCTACTTCTG GAACATCGCCACCATCGCTGTGTTCTACGCTCTGCCTGTCATCCAGCTGGTCATCACATATCAAACG gttGTCAATGTCACGGGGAACCAGGATATCTGCTATTACAATTTCATGTGCGCTCACCCTCTCGGAGCTCTCAG TGCGTTCAACAACATCCTCAGCAACCTCGGCTACGTGATGCTGggcctcctctttctcctcatCGTCCTCAAGAGAGACATTGTTCACAATCGAGCCCTGGCCTGTAATGAAGTCAATGCACTG GAATGTGGCATCCCAAAGCATTTTGGTCTCTTCTATGCCATGGGCACCGCTCTCATGATGGAGGGCCTACTCAGCGCCTGCTACCATGTCTGCCCCAACTACACCAACTTCCAGTTTG ACACGTCCTTTATGTATATGATCGCTGGCCTGTGTATGCTGAAGCTGTACCAGAAGAGACACCCCGACATCAACGCCAGCGCTTACACTGCCTACGCCTGCCTGGCCGCAGTCATCTTCTTCTCCGTGCTCGGAGTG GTGTTCGGGAGAGGTAACACTGTGTTTTGGATCGTTTTCTCAATCATCCATATCTTGGCCACACTTCTCCTCAGCACACAGCTCTACTACATGGGCAGATGGAGGCTCG atTCTGGCATTGTGCGCAGGATGGTTTATGTCGTCTACACAGATTGTATTCGACAGTGCACCGGGCCCACGTACATT GATCGCATGGTTCTGCTAGTAATGGGCAACATAGTCAACTGGTCCCT CGCTGCCTACGGCCTCATCGAGAGACCCAATGACTTTGCCTCCTACCTGCTGGCCATCGCAATCTGTAACCTTCTGCTCTACTTTGCCTTCTACATCATTATGAAG CTGCGCAGCGGTGAGAGAATCCAGTGTCTGGCGCTGGTGTGTATTCTCTTCACGGCGGTGGTGTGGGGCTTTGCGCTCTATTTCTTCTTCCAGGGTCTTAGCACCTGGCAG aAAACACCGGCAGAATCTCGTGAGCACAACCGCGACTGCATCCTGCTGTCATTTTTCGACGATCACGACATTTGGCACTTCCTCTCTTCCATCGCCATGTTTGGCTCCTTCTTG GTTCTGCTCACTATGGACGATGACCTTGACACTGTCCAGAGAGACAAGATCTACGTGTTTTAG
- the sidt2 gene encoding SID1 transmembrane family member 2 isoform X3, whose amino-acid sequence MLRDKMLLGSHWKSRYKNTFGPDAGVLLWLCVVALLACGNGARGETKYVIQKEGEFDVIYNDTVTSENLTIYTFNHTVSRTKTEGVRVSVDVLSQNLKSPILFVVRQKQAVLSFQVPLILRGLYQRKYPYNHLGRTLCQPPTRAASETQFFFIDVSTLSSQGTNYQLRVSRVESFILQTETKFSFTASPSQPQYFKYVFPEGVDTVIVKVSSDMNFPCSVMSIQDIQCPVYDLDNNVAFIGMYQTMTKKGAITVQRKDFPSNSFYVVVVVKTEDEACGGPLRFYPLRPDELIDAGNRSKTLDVVVSLAIKSEVYVLGMLLCLGIFLSFYLVTLLVACVANKRARRRELFENIDDTSPAETASLLGKNGDGKVTASPNEYGSLDSTVSSEAVTESAPSLDSAASADNYMERTGWKSAGRSRQESLSSIEEDDYDTLDDINSDKNIVRTKKYLCVSDLSRKDKRVLSKKYQIYFWNIATIAVFYALPVIQLVITYQTVVNVTGNQDICYYNFMCAHPLGALSAFNNILSNLGYVMLGLLFLLIVLKRDIVHNRALACNEVNALECGIPKHFGLFYAMGTALMMEGLLSACYHVCPNYTNFQFDTSFMYMIAGLCMLKLYQKRHPDINASAYTAYACLAAVIFFSVLGVVFGRGNTVFWIVFSIIHILATLLLSTQLYYMGRWRLDSGIVRRMVYVVYTDCIRQCTGPTYIDRMVLLVMGNIVNWSLAAYGLIERPNDFASYLLAIAICNLLLYFAFYIIMKLRSGERIQCLALVCILFTAVVWGFALYFFFQGLSTWQKTPAESREHNRDCILLSFFDDHDIWHFLSSIAMFGSFLVLLTMDDDLDTVQRDKIYVF is encoded by the exons ATGTTAAGAGACAAAATGCTGTTGGGGAGTCACTGGAAGTCACGATATAAAAACACCTTTGGACCTGATGCAGGAGTCCTGCTGTGGTTGTGCGTGGTGGCCCTGTTGGCTTGCGGCAATGGTGCTCGAGGGGAGACAAAATATGTCATTCAGAAAGAAGGCGAGTTTGATGTTATCTATAATGACACAGTTACGAGTGAAAATCTGACGATCTATACCTTCAATCACACCGTCTCCAGAACTAAG ACGGAAGGAGTTCGTGTATCCGTGGACGTACTGTCGCAGAACCTCAAGAGTCCCATCCTGTTTGTGGTGCGACAGAAGCAAGCTGTGCTGTCCTTTCAGGTCCCCCTCATCCTCAGAGGCCT GTATCAGAGGAAGTACCCATACAATCATTTGGGCCGCACATTATGCCAACCTCCAACACGGGCCGCATCGGAGACCCAGTTCTTCTTTATAGATGTGTCGACGCTTTCCAGCCAGGGTACAAACTACCAGCTTAGGGTCAGCCGCGTTGAAAGCTTCATATTGCA GACAGAAACGAAATTCAGTTTCACTGCATCCCCCTCCCAACCTCAG TACTTCAAGTATGTATTTCCTGAAGGGGTGGACACTGTGATTGTGAAGGTCAGCTCGGACATGAACTTCCCCTGCTCCGTTATGTCCATCCAAGACATTCAG TGCCCCGTCTATGACCTCGACAACAATGTGGCCTTCATTGGAATGTATCAGACTATGACGAAAAAAGGTGCCATCACAGTACAG AGAAAAGATTTCCCCAGCAACAGTTTTTACGTGGTAGTTGTGGTAAAAACAGAAGACGAGGCCTGTGGGGGTCCACTGCGCTTCTACCCGCTACGCCCCGATGAGCTGATCGACGCTGGTAACCGCAGCAAAACCCTTGACGTGGTGGTCTCCCTTGCTATAAAAT CAGAGGTATATGTGTTGGGCATGCTACTATGTCTTGGAATTTTCCTCTCCTTCTACCTTGTCACTCTGCTGGTGGCCTGTGTGGCGAATAAACG AGCCAGGAGGAGAGAGCtctttgaaaatattgatgACACATCACCAGCTGAGACAG CTTCTCTGCTGGGGAAAAATGGAGATg GCAAGGTTACAGCTTCACCAAATGAATACGGCTCCCTCG ATAGCACAGTCAGTTCAGAAGCAGTCACAGAGAGCGCCCCCTCACTTGACAGTGCGGCTTCAGCTGACAACTACATGG AACGGACTGGTTGGAAAAGTGCCGGAAGAAGCAGACAAGAGTCATTGAGCTCTATAGAAGAAGATGACTATGACACACTGGATGACATCAACTCAGACAAAAATATTGTTCGCACCAAG AAGTATCTTTGTGTGTCTGACCTGTCGCGCAAAGACAAGAGGGTCCTCAGCAAGAAATATCAAATCTACTTCTG GAACATCGCCACCATCGCTGTGTTCTACGCTCTGCCTGTCATCCAGCTGGTCATCACATATCAAACG gttGTCAATGTCACGGGGAACCAGGATATCTGCTATTACAATTTCATGTGCGCTCACCCTCTCGGAGCTCTCAG TGCGTTCAACAACATCCTCAGCAACCTCGGCTACGTGATGCTGggcctcctctttctcctcatCGTCCTCAAGAGAGACATTGTTCACAATCGAGCCCTGGCCTGTAATGAAGTCAATGCACTG GAATGTGGCATCCCAAAGCATTTTGGTCTCTTCTATGCCATGGGCACCGCTCTCATGATGGAGGGCCTACTCAGCGCCTGCTACCATGTCTGCCCCAACTACACCAACTTCCAGTTTG ACACGTCCTTTATGTATATGATCGCTGGCCTGTGTATGCTGAAGCTGTACCAGAAGAGACACCCCGACATCAACGCCAGCGCTTACACTGCCTACGCCTGCCTGGCCGCAGTCATCTTCTTCTCCGTGCTCGGAGTG GTGTTCGGGAGAGGTAACACTGTGTTTTGGATCGTTTTCTCAATCATCCATATCTTGGCCACACTTCTCCTCAGCACACAGCTCTACTACATGGGCAGATGGAGGCTCG atTCTGGCATTGTGCGCAGGATGGTTTATGTCGTCTACACAGATTGTATTCGACAGTGCACCGGGCCCACGTACATT GATCGCATGGTTCTGCTAGTAATGGGCAACATAGTCAACTGGTCCCT CGCTGCCTACGGCCTCATCGAGAGACCCAATGACTTTGCCTCCTACCTGCTGGCCATCGCAATCTGTAACCTTCTGCTCTACTTTGCCTTCTACATCATTATGAAG CTGCGCAGCGGTGAGAGAATCCAGTGTCTGGCGCTGGTGTGTATTCTCTTCACGGCGGTGGTGTGGGGCTTTGCGCTCTATTTCTTCTTCCAGGGTCTTAGCACCTGGCAG aAAACACCGGCAGAATCTCGTGAGCACAACCGCGACTGCATCCTGCTGTCATTTTTCGACGATCACGACATTTGGCACTTCCTCTCTTCCATCGCCATGTTTGGCTCCTTCTTG GTTCTGCTCACTATGGACGATGACCTTGACACTGTCCAGAGAGACAAGATCTACGTGTTTTAG
- the sidt2 gene encoding SID1 transmembrane family member 2 isoform X1 has protein sequence MLRDKMLLGSHWKSRYKNTFGPDAGVLLWLCVVALLACGNGARGETKYVIQKEGEFDVIYNDTVTSENLTIYTFNHTVSRTKTEGVRVSVDVLSQNLKSPILFVVRQKQAVLSFQVPLILRGLYQRKYPYNHLGRTLCQPPTRAASETQFFFIDVSTLSSQGTNYQLRVSRVESFILQTETKFSFTASPSQPQYFKYVFPEGVDTVIVKVSSDMNFPCSVMSIQDIQCPVYDLDNNVAFIGMYQTMTKKGAITVQRKDFPSNSFYVVVVVKTEDEACGGPLRFYPLRPDELIDAGNRSKTLDVVVSLAIKSEVYVLGMLLCLGIFLSFYLVTLLVACVANKRARRRELFENIDDTSPAETASLLGKNGDGKVTASPNEYGSLDSTVSSEAVTESAPSLDSAASADNYMGREPFKRRPILTQLHHTTICIERTGWKSAGRSRQESLSSIEEDDYDTLDDINSDKNIVRTKKYLCVSDLSRKDKRVLSKKYQIYFWNIATIAVFYALPVIQLVITYQTVVNVTGNQDICYYNFMCAHPLGALSAFNNILSNLGYVMLGLLFLLIVLKRDIVHNRALACNEVNALECGIPKHFGLFYAMGTALMMEGLLSACYHVCPNYTNFQFDTSFMYMIAGLCMLKLYQKRHPDINASAYTAYACLAAVIFFSVLGVVFGRGNTVFWIVFSIIHILATLLLSTQLYYMGRWRLDSGIVRRMVYVVYTDCIRQCTGPTYIDRMVLLVMGNIVNWSLAAYGLIERPNDFASYLLAIAICNLLLYFAFYIIMKLRSGERIQCLALVCILFTAVVWGFALYFFFQGLSTWQKTPAESREHNRDCILLSFFDDHDIWHFLSSIAMFGSFLVLLTMDDDLDTVQRDKIYVF, from the exons ATGTTAAGAGACAAAATGCTGTTGGGGAGTCACTGGAAGTCACGATATAAAAACACCTTTGGACCTGATGCAGGAGTCCTGCTGTGGTTGTGCGTGGTGGCCCTGTTGGCTTGCGGCAATGGTGCTCGAGGGGAGACAAAATATGTCATTCAGAAAGAAGGCGAGTTTGATGTTATCTATAATGACACAGTTACGAGTGAAAATCTGACGATCTATACCTTCAATCACACCGTCTCCAGAACTAAG ACGGAAGGAGTTCGTGTATCCGTGGACGTACTGTCGCAGAACCTCAAGAGTCCCATCCTGTTTGTGGTGCGACAGAAGCAAGCTGTGCTGTCCTTTCAGGTCCCCCTCATCCTCAGAGGCCT GTATCAGAGGAAGTACCCATACAATCATTTGGGCCGCACATTATGCCAACCTCCAACACGGGCCGCATCGGAGACCCAGTTCTTCTTTATAGATGTGTCGACGCTTTCCAGCCAGGGTACAAACTACCAGCTTAGGGTCAGCCGCGTTGAAAGCTTCATATTGCA GACAGAAACGAAATTCAGTTTCACTGCATCCCCCTCCCAACCTCAG TACTTCAAGTATGTATTTCCTGAAGGGGTGGACACTGTGATTGTGAAGGTCAGCTCGGACATGAACTTCCCCTGCTCCGTTATGTCCATCCAAGACATTCAG TGCCCCGTCTATGACCTCGACAACAATGTGGCCTTCATTGGAATGTATCAGACTATGACGAAAAAAGGTGCCATCACAGTACAG AGAAAAGATTTCCCCAGCAACAGTTTTTACGTGGTAGTTGTGGTAAAAACAGAAGACGAGGCCTGTGGGGGTCCACTGCGCTTCTACCCGCTACGCCCCGATGAGCTGATCGACGCTGGTAACCGCAGCAAAACCCTTGACGTGGTGGTCTCCCTTGCTATAAAAT CAGAGGTATATGTGTTGGGCATGCTACTATGTCTTGGAATTTTCCTCTCCTTCTACCTTGTCACTCTGCTGGTGGCCTGTGTGGCGAATAAACG AGCCAGGAGGAGAGAGCtctttgaaaatattgatgACACATCACCAGCTGAGACAG CTTCTCTGCTGGGGAAAAATGGAGATg GCAAGGTTACAGCTTCACCAAATGAATACGGCTCCCTCG ATAGCACAGTCAGTTCAGAAGCAGTCACAGAGAGCGCCCCCTCACTTGACAGTGCGGCTTCAGCTGACAACTACATGG GAAGGGAGCCTTTTAAACGTCGACCAATCCTCACTCAACTGCACCACACAACCATCTGTATCG AACGGACTGGTTGGAAAAGTGCCGGAAGAAGCAGACAAGAGTCATTGAGCTCTATAGAAGAAGATGACTATGACACACTGGATGACATCAACTCAGACAAAAATATTGTTCGCACCAAG AAGTATCTTTGTGTGTCTGACCTGTCGCGCAAAGACAAGAGGGTCCTCAGCAAGAAATATCAAATCTACTTCTG GAACATCGCCACCATCGCTGTGTTCTACGCTCTGCCTGTCATCCAGCTGGTCATCACATATCAAACG gttGTCAATGTCACGGGGAACCAGGATATCTGCTATTACAATTTCATGTGCGCTCACCCTCTCGGAGCTCTCAG TGCGTTCAACAACATCCTCAGCAACCTCGGCTACGTGATGCTGggcctcctctttctcctcatCGTCCTCAAGAGAGACATTGTTCACAATCGAGCCCTGGCCTGTAATGAAGTCAATGCACTG GAATGTGGCATCCCAAAGCATTTTGGTCTCTTCTATGCCATGGGCACCGCTCTCATGATGGAGGGCCTACTCAGCGCCTGCTACCATGTCTGCCCCAACTACACCAACTTCCAGTTTG ACACGTCCTTTATGTATATGATCGCTGGCCTGTGTATGCTGAAGCTGTACCAGAAGAGACACCCCGACATCAACGCCAGCGCTTACACTGCCTACGCCTGCCTGGCCGCAGTCATCTTCTTCTCCGTGCTCGGAGTG GTGTTCGGGAGAGGTAACACTGTGTTTTGGATCGTTTTCTCAATCATCCATATCTTGGCCACACTTCTCCTCAGCACACAGCTCTACTACATGGGCAGATGGAGGCTCG atTCTGGCATTGTGCGCAGGATGGTTTATGTCGTCTACACAGATTGTATTCGACAGTGCACCGGGCCCACGTACATT GATCGCATGGTTCTGCTAGTAATGGGCAACATAGTCAACTGGTCCCT CGCTGCCTACGGCCTCATCGAGAGACCCAATGACTTTGCCTCCTACCTGCTGGCCATCGCAATCTGTAACCTTCTGCTCTACTTTGCCTTCTACATCATTATGAAG CTGCGCAGCGGTGAGAGAATCCAGTGTCTGGCGCTGGTGTGTATTCTCTTCACGGCGGTGGTGTGGGGCTTTGCGCTCTATTTCTTCTTCCAGGGTCTTAGCACCTGGCAG aAAACACCGGCAGAATCTCGTGAGCACAACCGCGACTGCATCCTGCTGTCATTTTTCGACGATCACGACATTTGGCACTTCCTCTCTTCCATCGCCATGTTTGGCTCCTTCTTG GTTCTGCTCACTATGGACGATGACCTTGACACTGTCCAGAGAGACAAGATCTACGTGTTTTAG